The following are encoded together in the Poseidonibacter lekithochrous genome:
- the pckA gene encoding phosphoenolpyruvate carboxykinase (ATP), protein MSEIKDTLGLENVGNVRRNLDVDTLIKHAVENEGAKLSSTGALMIDTGIFTGRSPKDKFFVNQDPSNKYIAWGDINQKVSKEVYEDLLSNSKKQLSNKDLYVTDVYCGASLDSRKSVRFITEVAWQAHFIQNMFIVPQTQEEIDNFVPEFTVFNSCKTVDMAYASHNLHSEVYVIFNVEDNVAIIGGTWYAGEMKKGVFSMMNYWLPLEGKLPMHCSANIGKDGDTALFFGLSGTGKTTLSTDPKRALIGDDEHGWDDNGVFNFEGGCYAKVINLDGSSEPEIFNAIKKGAILENVVADEDGVVDYTDGSKTENTRVSYPLDHIPNHTPDMKGGHPTNIIFLCADAFGVLPPVAKLDKQQAMYYFLSGYTAKVAGTERGITEPVATFSSCFGEAFLPLNPTVYAELLGQKIDKHGVNVYLVNTGWTGGPYGIGSRMSIKNTRACIDGILDGSIEKSEFETLPVFNLSIPKTLNGVDTEVLNPRNTWVDKDYYDSTKKKLAGMYIENFKKYLTLESEYDFTAAGPIL, encoded by the coding sequence ATGTCTGAGATTAAAGACACATTAGGTCTAGAAAACGTTGGAAATGTAAGAAGAAATCTTGATGTAGATACATTAATTAAACATGCAGTAGAAAATGAAGGTGCTAAACTTTCTTCTACTGGAGCATTAATGATTGATACAGGAATTTTTACGGGTAGAAGCCCAAAAGACAAGTTTTTTGTAAATCAAGATCCATCAAATAAATATATTGCTTGGGGAGATATTAACCAAAAAGTTTCGAAAGAAGTTTATGAGGATTTATTAAGTAACTCTAAAAAGCAATTAAGTAATAAAGATCTATATGTAACTGATGTATATTGTGGAGCTTCTTTAGACTCTCGAAAATCTGTAAGATTTATTACTGAAGTTGCTTGGCAAGCACATTTTATTCAAAATATGTTTATTGTTCCTCAAACTCAAGAAGAAATTGATAATTTCGTTCCTGAGTTTACTGTTTTCAATTCTTGTAAAACAGTTGATATGGCTTATGCAAGTCATAACTTACATTCTGAAGTATATGTTATCTTTAATGTTGAAGATAATGTTGCAATTATTGGTGGAACTTGGTATGCTGGTGAAATGAAAAAAGGTGTATTCTCTATGATGAATTACTGGCTTCCATTAGAAGGTAAACTTCCAATGCACTGTTCTGCTAATATTGGTAAAGATGGAGATACTGCTTTATTCTTTGGACTTTCAGGTACTGGTAAAACAACTTTATCTACAGATCCAAAAAGAGCTTTAATTGGTGATGATGAACATGGTTGGGATGATAATGGTGTATTCAACTTCGAAGGTGGTTGTTATGCTAAAGTTATTAATCTTGATGGTAGTTCTGAACCAGAAATTTTCAATGCTATTAAAAAAGGTGCAATTTTAGAAAATGTTGTAGCTGATGAAGATGGTGTTGTTGATTATACAGATGGTTCTAAAACTGAGAATACTAGAGTTTCTTATCCATTAGACCATATTCCAAATCATACTCCAGATATGAAAGGTGGACACCCTACTAATATTATCTTCTTATGTGCTGATGCATTTGGTGTTTTACCTCCAGTTGCTAAGTTAGATAAGCAACAAGCAATGTACTACTTCTTAAGTGGATATACTGCAAAAGTTGCAGGAACTGAGAGAGGTATTACTGAGCCAGTTGCTACATTCTCATCTTGTTTTGGAGAAGCATTTTTACCTTTAAACCCTACAGTTTATGCTGAGTTATTAGGTCAAAAAATTGATAAACATGGTGTTAATGTATATTTAGTTAATACTGGATGGACTGGTGGTCCTTACGGTATTGGTTCTAGAATGAGTATTAAAAACACTAGAGCTTGTATTGATGGTATTTTAGATGGTTCTATTGAAAAATCAGAATTTGAAACTTTACCTGTATTTAATTTATCTATTCCAAAAACTTTAAATGGTGTTGATACTGAAGTATTAAACCCTAGAAACACATGGGTAGATAAAGATTACTACGATTCAACTAAGAAAAAATTAGCTGGTATGTATATTGAAAACTTTAAAAAGTATTTAACTTTAGAGAGTGAATATGACTTTACTGCAGCTGGACCAATTTTATAA
- a CDS encoding sodium ion-translocating decarboxylase subunit beta, whose product MKKNLFLILFTLFAVFSVNSFAASAPVDVSEEKKEYEAKSMSQLVDSFYSTTGLKAILSPQEGLKGPHGEELTTFAQSFGRIIMIAICLVLFYLAVTKGFEPLLLIPIGFGGILANIPIAEIAGADGMLGIIYNMGIANGFFPLLIFMGVGAMTDFGPLLSNPKTALLGGAAQFGIFGSLVGAVVLSQMVPGIEFSLEQAAAISIIGGADGPTSIFIATALAPELLGAIAVAAYSYMALVPVIQPPIMRALTTLEERKIRMKASRRVSKVEKTIFPIVVVLLTMLILPDAAPLIGAFCFGNFAKESGVVDRLSDTMQNALINVVTIFLGLGVGSKLASEQFLVAETMGIMAIGLVAFASGTAMGVIMAKIMNMLSSKENQINPLIGAAGVSAVPMAARVVSKEGQVYDKSNILLMHAMGPNVAGVIGSAVAAGVLLSIFK is encoded by the coding sequence ATGAAAAAAAATCTATTTCTAATTTTATTTACTCTTTTTGCAGTATTTTCTGTAAACTCTTTTGCAGCATCAGCTCCTGTTGATGTTTCAGAAGAAAAAAAAGAGTATGAAGCGAAATCAATGTCTCAATTAGTTGATTCATTTTATAGTACAACAGGTTTAAAAGCAATTTTAAGTCCACAAGAAGGATTAAAAGGTCCTCATGGTGAAGAATTAACTACATTTGCACAAAGCTTTGGTAGAATTATTATGATAGCAATTTGTTTAGTTCTTTTCTATCTAGCAGTTACTAAAGGTTTTGAACCATTACTATTAATTCCTATTGGATTTGGTGGTATTTTGGCTAATATTCCAATTGCTGAAATTGCTGGTGCAGATGGGATGTTAGGTATTATTTATAATATGGGTATTGCAAATGGTTTCTTCCCTCTTTTAATTTTTATGGGTGTAGGAGCAATGACTGATTTTGGTCCTTTATTATCAAATCCTAAAACTGCATTACTTGGTGGTGCAGCTCAATTTGGTATCTTTGGATCATTAGTTGGTGCAGTTGTATTATCACAAATGGTTCCGGGAATTGAGTTCTCATTAGAACAAGCTGCAGCTATTTCAATTATTGGTGGGGCTGATGGTCCAACATCAATCTTTATTGCAACTGCTCTTGCACCTGAGTTACTTGGAGCTATTGCTGTTGCTGCATATTCTTATATGGCACTGGTACCAGTTATCCAACCTCCAATTATGAGAGCACTTACAACATTAGAAGAGCGAAAAATTAGAATGAAAGCAAGTAGAAGGGTTTCTAAAGTTGAAAAAACTATATTCCCTATTGTTGTTGTTCTTTTAACAATGTTAATTTTACCAGATGCCGCTCCATTAATTGGTGCATTTTGTTTTGGTAACTTTGCAAAAGAGTCTGGTGTTGTAGATAGATTATCTGATACTATGCAAAATGCATTAATTAATGTTGTAACAATTTTCTTAGGACTAGGGGTTGGTTCTAAGTTAGCATCTGAGCAATTTTTAGTTGCAGAAACTATGGGAATTATGGCTATTGGACTAGTTGCATTTGCTTCTGGTACAGCTATGGGTGTAATCATGGCTAAAATCATGAATATGCTTAGTTCAAAAGAGAATCAGATTAATCCATTAATTGGTGCTGCTGGTGTATCAGCTGTACCAATGGCGGCAAGAGTTGTTAGTAAGGAAGGTCAAGTTTATGACAAGTCTAACATTCTTTTAATGCATGCAATGGGTCCAAATGTTGCTGGAGTTATCGGTTCAGCAGTTGCAGCAGGTGTGCTGTTATCAATATTTAAATAA
- a CDS encoding biotin/lipoyl-containing protein: protein MAKKYIDVMDTTFRDGFQSVFGGRVLMDDFFPAVEAAKDAGITHFEFGGGARFQSLFFYLQENAFEMMDKFRDIVGPDANLQTLARGINTVMLDTGSRELIDLHAKMFAKHGTTTIRNFDALNDVQNLEYSAECIKKYGLNHEVVVTLMDLPPGCTGAHDVAFYEKTLRGILDSGIPYDSICFKDASGTSSPQKVYETIQMARKLVGDESHIRLHTHETAGVSVACYLAALEAGADGIDLAASPVSGGTSQPDILTMLHAVKGKNYDLGGLEIDKILKYQEVLNDQLKDYFIPPEATQVSPLIPFSPMPGGALTANTQMMRDNGTLDKFPEVIKAMREVVEKGGYGTSVTPVSQFYWQQAYANVMFGPWKQIAPGYGKMVLGYFGKTPVEPDAEIVALAAEKLKLEPTKENPLDIADRDDKKKVSVWKQRLEIEGIETSEENIFIAAACDEKGIAFLKGDSPLNVRKNDETTQGENNSMSNATGNYTVVVDGQKFNVSIAEGNADIQVTPAAAASNEATPAPVASNGEGTDVSAAVNGAVWKILVKVGDKVEQDQQIMILEAMKMEIDINAPVAGTVTSILVGQNDAVDEGQTLAVIG, encoded by the coding sequence ATGGCTAAAAAGTATATAGATGTCATGGATACAACTTTTAGAGATGGATTTCAATCTGTCTTTGGAGGTAGGGTTTTAATGGATGACTTCTTTCCAGCTGTAGAAGCTGCGAAAGATGCTGGTATAACTCACTTTGAGTTTGGTGGAGGAGCTAGGTTTCAATCTCTTTTCTTCTACTTACAAGAAAACGCATTTGAAATGATGGACAAGTTTAGAGATATTGTTGGTCCAGATGCAAACTTACAAACACTAGCTAGAGGTATCAATACAGTAATGTTAGATACAGGTTCTAGAGAGCTTATCGATTTACACGCTAAAATGTTTGCCAAACATGGTACAACAACAATCAGAAACTTTGACGCTTTAAATGATGTACAAAATTTAGAATACTCTGCTGAGTGTATTAAAAAGTACGGCTTAAATCATGAAGTAGTTGTTACATTAATGGATTTACCTCCAGGATGTACAGGTGCACATGATGTAGCATTTTATGAAAAGACGTTAAGAGGTATTCTTGATAGTGGTATTCCTTATGATTCTATCTGTTTTAAAGATGCATCAGGTACATCATCACCTCAAAAAGTATATGAAACAATTCAAATGGCTAGAAAACTAGTTGGTGATGAGTCTCATATTAGATTACATACACATGAAACAGCGGGTGTTTCTGTTGCATGTTATCTAGCTGCTTTAGAAGCAGGTGCTGATGGTATTGATTTAGCTGCTTCACCTGTTTCAGGTGGAACATCTCAACCAGATATTTTAACTATGTTACATGCTGTAAAAGGTAAGAACTACGATTTAGGTGGTTTAGAAATTGATAAAATATTAAAATATCAAGAAGTATTAAATGATCAATTAAAAGATTATTTCATACCACCTGAAGCTACACAAGTATCTCCTTTAATTCCTTTCTCACCTATGCCAGGTGGAGCATTAACTGCTAACACTCAAATGATGAGAGACAATGGAACTTTAGATAAATTCCCAGAAGTTATTAAAGCAATGAGAGAAGTTGTTGAAAAAGGTGGTTATGGTACATCTGTAACTCCTGTATCTCAATTCTACTGGCAACAAGCATATGCTAATGTTATGTTTGGTCCATGGAAACAAATTGCACCAGGTTACGGTAAAATGGTACTTGGGTACTTTGGTAAAACTCCTGTTGAACCAGATGCAGAAATTGTAGCTTTAGCTGCTGAGAAATTAAAACTTGAACCAACAAAAGAAAATCCTTTAGATATTGCAGATAGAGACGATAAGAAAAAAGTTTCTGTTTGGAAACAAAGATTAGAAATTGAAGGTATAGAAACAAGTGAAGAAAACATTTTCATTGCAGCTGCTTGTGATGAAAAAGGTATTGCTTTCTTAAAAGGTGATTCACCTTTAAATGTTAGAAAAAATGATGAAACTACACAAGGGGAAAATAATAGTATGAGTAATGCAACTGGAAACTACACAGTAGTTGTAGACGGACAAAAATTCAATGTAAGTATTGCTGAAGGTAATGCTGATATCCAAGTAACTCCAGCAGCTGCAGCTTCAAATGAAGCTACTCCAGCGCCTGTTGCCTCAAATGGTGAAGGAACTGATGTATCTGCTGCTGTTAATGGTGCTGTATGGAAGATTCTTGTTAAAGTTGGTGATAAAGTTGAACAAGATCAACAAATTATGATCTTAGAAGCTATGAAAATGGAAATTGATATTAACGCTCCTGTTGCTGGAACTGTAACTAGTATTTTAGTTGGTCAGAATGATGCAGTTGATGAAGGACAAACATTAGCCGTTATCGGTTAA
- a CDS encoding OadG family protein: protein MEVNLVTEAFKFMLLGMGVVFSFLVILIFVLKAQTALITKYFPEKEKNIANKPQKSAASNDSAKTAAIIAAVQHHKNLKG from the coding sequence ATGGAAGTTAACTTAGTCACAGAGGCATTCAAGTTCATGTTGTTGGGAATGGGAGTAGTTTTCTCATTTTTAGTAATTTTGATTTTCGTGCTTAAAGCTCAAACAGCTTTAATTACAAAGTATTTTCCTGAGAAGGAAAAAAACATTGCAAATAAACCGCAAAAGTCTGCAGCATCTAACGATTCTGCAAAAACTGCAGCGATTATTGCAGCTGTACAACATCACAAAAATCTGAAAGGTTAA
- a CDS encoding S24 family peptidase encodes MLDVSEIIDKLKDIISSDGKNGKVFDKDVATSLELSQANFATMKNRGKIPYSNILNFCAIKKISINWLLYNQNPGSLVDSTDKYWVKYYPSVAVSAGGGAYESEDNFESLEVPQYFINMLGGQENLKNIDAINVVGDSMEPTLNNDNIIFVDKTRNDAARDGIYAFTTVHGLFVKRVQKRVDGNLDIISDNKDYPSQILSAADIKVVGKVISSFGMVY; translated from the coding sequence ATGCTTGATGTAAGTGAAATTATAGATAAATTAAAAGATATTATCAGTTCAGATGGCAAAAATGGTAAGGTTTTTGACAAAGATGTTGCTACTTCATTGGAGTTAAGCCAAGCAAATTTTGCAACTATGAAGAATAGAGGAAAAATTCCTTATTCGAATATATTAAACTTTTGTGCAATTAAGAAAATATCTATCAACTGGTTACTATACAATCAAAACCCTGGATCACTTGTAGATTCTACAGATAAATACTGGGTTAAGTACTATCCTTCTGTTGCAGTTAGTGCGGGAGGTGGTGCCTATGAATCAGAAGATAATTTTGAATCTTTAGAAGTTCCACAATATTTTATTAATATGCTAGGTGGACAAGAAAACCTTAAAAACATTGATGCAATTAATGTAGTAGGGGACTCAATGGAGCCTACACTTAATAATGACAATATTATTTTTGTTGACAAAACAAGAAATGATGCAGCAAGAGATGGAATTTATGCTTTTACAACAGTTCATGGTCTATTTGTAAAAAGAGTACAAAAAAGAGTAGATGGGAATTTAGATATTATTTCTGATAATAAAGATTACCCATCACAAATTTTATCTGCTGCTGATATAAAAGTAGTAGGAAAAGTAATAAGTTCTTTTGGAATGGTTTATTAA